One window of the Synechococcus sp. CC9311 genome contains the following:
- the speD gene encoding adenosylmethionine decarboxylase has translation MEQSLSSLHPNPGWATTERTTQSCATDTSATDMVGKHCILELYDCDPSKLDDETFLRHTITTAAQRAGATLLNLITHRFEPQGVTGLALLAESHISIHTWPENGYAAVDVFTCGDHTMPEKACEVLSEELSAGRHALRSFLRETPAALGTTERMPAIPIAA, from the coding sequence ATGGAGCAGTCCTTGTCCAGCCTGCACCCAAACCCGGGATGGGCGACTACAGAGCGCACGACCCAAAGCTGTGCAACCGACACCAGTGCAACCGACATGGTTGGCAAACACTGCATTCTCGAGCTCTATGACTGCGATCCCTCGAAGCTCGACGACGAAACTTTTCTGAGACACACCATCACGACAGCAGCCCAACGTGCTGGTGCAACTCTGCTCAACCTGATTACACACCGCTTCGAACCCCAAGGGGTGACGGGTCTGGCGCTTCTGGCTGAATCCCACATCTCAATCCACACCTGGCCTGAAAACGGATATGCAGCCGTAGATGTTTTCACCTGTGGTGATCACACGATGCCGGAAAAAGCCTGCGAAGTGCTGTCCGAAGAACTATCGGCTGGTCGTCATGCCCTGCGCAGCTTCTTAAGGGAAACACCGGCAGCGCTAGGCACAACCGAGCGCATGCCGGCCATCCCCATCGCTGCCTAA
- the recF gene encoding DNA replication/repair protein RecF → MQGFRNHSNLQLEIEAPRLLVIGSNGVGKSNLLESVELLGSLRSHRSSQDGDLIHWDASRALLKATCADQQILELELRRRGGRQAKRNGKSLQRQLDLIGPLRCVGFSALDLHLVRGEPALRRQWLDRVVLQLEPVYADLISRYGRLLRQRAQFWRRGGLSSGMEPQALLESFDTQMALVSTRIHRRRLRALARLEPLAAVWQDRLSEGREHLQLGYSPGSALIGEEQEESWRLSIEQQLREQRSEEERLGSCRVGPHRDEIEMRINGTAARRFGSAGQQRTLVLALKMAELQLVGELCGEPPLLLLDDVLAELDPTRQLALLEAVGENHQCLVSATHLDAFEGGWREQSQILDADSLRSQSGAR, encoded by the coding sequence CTGCAGGGCTTTCGCAACCACAGCAACCTGCAGCTGGAGATCGAAGCACCACGCCTTCTGGTGATCGGTAGCAACGGTGTGGGCAAGTCAAACCTGTTGGAATCGGTGGAGCTCCTCGGAAGCCTGCGCTCACATCGATCCAGCCAGGATGGAGACCTCATCCACTGGGACGCCAGTCGTGCACTGTTGAAGGCAACCTGCGCAGACCAGCAGATCCTTGAGCTTGAACTACGTCGCCGAGGCGGACGCCAAGCCAAGCGCAACGGGAAATCACTGCAACGACAACTGGACTTAATTGGTCCTCTTCGATGCGTGGGGTTTAGCGCTCTCGACCTGCATCTCGTGAGAGGCGAGCCAGCCCTGCGCCGCCAGTGGCTCGATCGTGTTGTCCTTCAACTGGAGCCTGTTTACGCCGATCTCATCAGTCGCTACGGGCGCTTGCTGAGACAACGCGCACAATTCTGGCGTCGGGGAGGCCTGTCCTCCGGCATGGAACCTCAGGCGCTCCTCGAAAGCTTTGACACCCAAATGGCATTGGTGAGCACACGCATTCATCGCAGGCGTCTCAGAGCCCTTGCACGATTAGAGCCCTTAGCAGCAGTGTGGCAAGACAGGTTGAGCGAGGGACGTGAGCATCTCCAGCTTGGTTACTCCCCCGGCAGTGCACTGATCGGAGAAGAGCAAGAGGAATCCTGGCGACTTTCGATTGAGCAACAGCTCAGAGAACAACGCAGCGAAGAAGAGCGTTTAGGGAGCTGCCGGGTTGGTCCTCATCGCGACGAAATTGAAATGCGGATCAATGGAACAGCCGCAAGACGCTTCGGCTCAGCTGGCCAACAGCGCACCCTGGTGCTGGCCTTAAAAATGGCGGAATTACAACTGGTCGGGGAACTCTGCGGCGAACCTCCCCTTCTTCTGCTCGATGATGTCTTGGCAGAACTAGATCCCACTCGGCAACTGGCCCTCTTAGAGGCTGTCGGAGAAAACCATCAATGCCTAGTCAGTGCAACGCATCTCGATGCATTTGAGGGTGGCTGGCGTGAGCAGTCGCAGATTCTCGATGCCGACAGCTTGAGATCACAGTCCGGGGCGCGGTAG
- the ppc gene encoding phosphoenolpyruvate carboxylase gives MIMIPSDSGFPSMHSSSALIPESTQPRADGNEAGGGQLLQQRLALVEDLWRTVLRSECPPEQAEQLLRMKQLSDPVLPGEHPAGTDALIDLIKGMDLAEAIAAARAFSLYFQLVNILEQRIEEDTYLESINRSQDQAEQFDPFAPPLATQTEPATFRELFERLRRLNVPPAQLEALLQELDIRLVFTAHPTEIVRHTVRHKQRRVASLLQQLETQPPTPSGATDSVRLQLEEEIRLWWRTDELHQFKPSVLDEVDYALHYFQQVLFNAMPQLRRRIVASLAASYPDVRVPSSSFCTFGSWVGSDRDGNPSVTTEITWRTACYQRQLMLDRYISAVQHLRNQLSISMQWSQVSPPLLESLEMDRLRFPDVYEERATRYRLEPYRLKLSFVLERLRLTQLRNQQLADAGWRTPPEGLPSFTPGNAPGDALHYGSIAEFRSELELIRTSLVNTDLSCEPLDTLLTQVHIFGFSLAGLDIRQESTRHSDALDELSRYINPDRAYGAMDEAERVAWLMEELQTRRPLIPPAVSWSAATAETVDVFRMLHRLQDEFGSRICGTYVISMSHSVSDLLEVLLLAKEAGLVDPSARHADLLVVPLFETVEDLQRAPEVMEHLFQTPLYRDLLPKVGTQGLLLQELMLGYSDSNKDSGFLSSNWEIHQAQIALQDLASRQGIALRLFHGRGGSVGRGGGPAYQAILAQPSGTLQGRIKITEQGEVLASKYSLPELALYNLETVTTAVIQNSLVTNQLDATPSWNKLMSRVAKSSRRNYRALVHDNPDLVAFFQQVTPIEEISKLQISSRPARRKTGTRDLSSLRAIPWVFGWTQSRFLLPSWFGVGSALSEELEADPDQLTLLRTLHQRWPFFRMLISKVEMTLSKVDLDLARHYVTSLGSAEHHEAFEKIYATVAEEYARTKELVLAITGQERLLDADPALQLSVDLRNRTIVPLGFLQVALLRRLRDQNRQPPMSESPSSDGDGRTYSRSELLRGALLTINGIAAGMRNTG, from the coding sequence ATGATCATGATTCCATCTGATAGCGGTTTCCCATCGATGCATTCGTCATCAGCCCTGATTCCTGAGAGCACACAGCCCAGGGCTGATGGCAATGAAGCCGGCGGTGGACAGCTCCTGCAGCAACGCCTTGCTCTTGTCGAAGACCTGTGGCGAACCGTTCTGCGCAGCGAATGTCCACCAGAACAGGCCGAGCAACTCCTGCGCATGAAGCAGCTCAGTGATCCGGTTCTTCCTGGTGAACATCCAGCTGGGACCGATGCACTGATTGATCTCATCAAGGGGATGGATCTTGCCGAAGCCATCGCTGCCGCGAGAGCGTTCTCACTGTATTTCCAGCTCGTCAACATCCTGGAACAACGCATTGAAGAGGACACCTATCTCGAAAGCATTAATCGATCACAGGACCAGGCAGAGCAATTCGATCCGTTTGCTCCGCCTCTGGCGACCCAGACCGAACCTGCAACATTCAGAGAATTATTTGAGCGACTGAGACGTCTAAACGTTCCCCCAGCCCAGCTTGAGGCCCTGCTCCAGGAACTCGATATCCGTTTGGTCTTCACAGCCCACCCCACGGAGATCGTGCGTCATACCGTTCGCCATAAGCAGCGGCGCGTTGCCAGTCTCCTTCAGCAACTTGAAACTCAGCCACCGACACCCTCAGGGGCCACGGATAGCGTGCGACTGCAGCTTGAAGAAGAGATCCGGCTTTGGTGGAGAACCGATGAACTCCATCAATTCAAACCATCGGTTCTGGATGAAGTGGACTACGCCCTCCATTACTTCCAGCAGGTTCTGTTCAATGCCATGCCGCAGCTACGGCGCCGGATCGTCGCGTCCCTTGCTGCGAGCTATCCAGACGTCAGAGTTCCGTCCTCATCGTTTTGCACGTTTGGATCATGGGTGGGATCCGACAGGGATGGGAACCCTTCAGTTACCACTGAAATCACTTGGCGTACAGCCTGTTATCAGCGCCAGTTAATGCTTGATCGGTACATCAGCGCCGTTCAACACCTTCGCAATCAACTCAGCATTTCCATGCAGTGGAGCCAGGTGAGTCCTCCATTGCTCGAATCATTGGAAATGGATCGACTGCGCTTCCCAGACGTCTACGAGGAGCGCGCCACCAGATACCGGCTTGAGCCCTATCGGCTCAAGCTCAGCTTCGTGCTTGAGCGCTTACGTCTCACGCAATTGCGTAATCAGCAACTGGCTGATGCGGGCTGGCGAACCCCGCCTGAAGGCTTGCCATCTTTTACTCCGGGCAACGCCCCTGGTGATGCTCTCCACTACGGCTCGATCGCTGAATTCCGCAGCGAACTTGAACTGATCCGAACCAGTTTGGTTAACACCGATTTGAGCTGTGAACCCCTCGACACCCTGCTCACCCAAGTGCACATCTTCGGGTTTTCACTGGCAGGTTTAGACATCCGACAAGAAAGCACTCGACACAGTGATGCCCTTGACGAACTGAGCCGGTACATCAATCCAGATCGCGCCTACGGAGCGATGGACGAAGCGGAGCGTGTGGCCTGGTTGATGGAGGAGTTGCAAACACGTCGGCCCTTGATTCCTCCTGCTGTTAGCTGGTCTGCGGCCACAGCAGAAACGGTCGATGTGTTCCGGATGCTGCACCGCCTACAGGATGAATTCGGCAGTCGGATTTGCGGCACCTACGTGATCTCTATGAGTCACAGCGTCTCCGATTTGCTCGAGGTGCTGCTGCTCGCCAAAGAAGCGGGCTTGGTTGATCCTTCAGCCCGCCATGCCGACCTCCTTGTCGTTCCTCTGTTCGAGACCGTGGAAGACCTCCAGAGGGCTCCTGAGGTGATGGAGCACCTGTTCCAGACCCCGCTCTATCGAGATTTGCTACCCAAGGTCGGCACCCAGGGGCTGCTCCTACAAGAGCTCATGCTCGGGTACTCCGATAGCAATAAGGATTCAGGATTTCTCTCCAGCAACTGGGAGATCCATCAAGCCCAGATCGCCTTGCAAGACTTGGCTTCTCGTCAGGGCATTGCCCTGCGTCTATTCCACGGGCGTGGTGGATCTGTCGGACGTGGTGGCGGTCCGGCCTATCAAGCGATCTTGGCTCAGCCCAGTGGCACCCTGCAGGGACGCATCAAGATCACGGAGCAGGGCGAAGTTCTGGCCTCGAAATACAGCTTGCCTGAGCTGGCTTTGTACAACCTTGAGACAGTGACCACCGCAGTCATCCAAAACAGCCTGGTGACCAACCAACTCGATGCAACACCGAGCTGGAATAAATTGATGTCCAGGGTCGCCAAGAGCTCACGCCGCAATTACAGAGCCTTGGTGCACGACAACCCTGATCTTGTGGCCTTTTTCCAGCAGGTCACTCCCATCGAGGAAATCAGCAAACTGCAGATTTCCAGTCGCCCCGCACGAAGGAAAACAGGCACTCGGGACCTCTCCAGCCTGAGGGCCATTCCCTGGGTGTTCGGCTGGACCCAGAGCCGCTTTTTACTCCCCAGCTGGTTTGGGGTTGGTTCGGCTCTTAGTGAAGAGCTGGAGGCAGATCCAGACCAACTCACGTTGTTGCGCACCTTGCATCAGCGCTGGCCTTTCTTCCGCATGCTGATCTCCAAAGTGGAGATGACCCTCTCCAAAGTGGATCTCGACCTCGCGCGTCATTACGTGACCAGTTTGGGCAGTGCTGAACACCACGAAGCATTTGAAAAGATTTACGCGACGGTGGCCGAGGAATATGCCCGAACCAAGGAGCTTGTCTTGGCCATCACAGGCCAGGAGAGACTTCTTGATGCTGATCCCGCCCTGCAGCTCTCGGTTGATCTACGCAATCGCACGATCGTTCCGCTTGGTTTTCTTCAAGTCGCTTTGTTGCGTCGACTGAGAGATCAAAACCGTCAACCACCCATGAGTGAATCGCCCAGCAGCGATGGAGACGGACGCACTTACAGCCGTAGCGAGCTTCTTCGCGGTGCACTTCTAACCATTAACGGAATCGCTGCAGGTATGCGCAATACAGGCTGA
- the gshA gene encoding glutamate--cysteine ligase — protein MIQKLRLKGFEVELFTGRSSGENVGVAELVKQDLTEFCVEPDHRNLEYITNPESDYGKLKEALLAPRRRLRTWLAERNLTLLPGSTLTLGDATQFERSNPNDPYHDLIEATYGTTVVTASIHINLGISEPADLFAALRLVRCEAALLLALSASSPFLNRQITGAHSQRWLQFPLTPKQVPLFRDLEHFVEWTDTQLMEGRMHNVRHLWTSVRPNGPQRPFDLNRLELRICDLVTNPDLLLAITALMELRVLMLLREPNQLDPFKASDLSADQLMVLSDTNDATAARHSLDAQLRDWRDGRQRLCRNWLRDMINDVMPLAHELELTSYLLPLESVLAEGNQAMRWLKGIENGRSLEEEFRTGILEMEQEEQPIDRSLADALG, from the coding sequence ATGATCCAAAAGCTCAGACTCAAAGGGTTTGAAGTGGAACTATTCACCGGTCGAAGCAGCGGTGAGAACGTTGGTGTAGCCGAGCTGGTCAAGCAGGATCTCACTGAATTTTGCGTTGAGCCCGACCACCGCAATCTGGAATACATCACAAATCCTGAATCCGATTACGGAAAACTCAAAGAAGCCCTTCTGGCCCCGCGCAGGCGCCTACGGACATGGCTTGCAGAACGTAATCTCACCTTGCTCCCAGGCAGCACCCTCACGTTGGGAGATGCCACGCAATTTGAACGATCCAATCCAAACGATCCATATCACGACCTCATCGAAGCCACTTACGGCACCACTGTTGTAACGGCCAGCATTCATATCAACCTGGGGATCAGTGAACCGGCCGATTTATTTGCCGCTCTGCGTCTTGTGCGTTGTGAAGCAGCCCTACTGCTTGCCTTAAGCGCCAGTTCACCCTTTCTCAATCGCCAGATCACCGGCGCCCATTCACAACGTTGGCTGCAATTCCCTCTCACTCCTAAACAAGTTCCCCTCTTTCGCGATCTAGAGCATTTCGTGGAATGGACTGACACCCAGTTAATGGAGGGGCGCATGCACAACGTGCGCCATCTCTGGACGTCGGTCCGTCCCAATGGCCCACAACGACCCTTTGACCTCAACCGACTCGAGCTAAGGATCTGCGATCTAGTCACCAATCCAGATCTGCTGCTGGCGATTACAGCCCTGATGGAACTGCGCGTGCTGATGTTGCTTCGGGAGCCCAATCAACTCGACCCCTTTAAGGCGAGTGACCTCAGCGCCGATCAGCTCATGGTGCTCAGCGATACCAATGACGCCACTGCCGCTAGGCATAGCCTCGATGCGCAATTGCGTGATTGGCGTGATGGTCGCCAACGTTTATGTCGTAACTGGCTGAGGGACATGATCAATGACGTGATGCCCTTAGCGCACGAACTTGAATTGACGTCCTACCTGCTCCCTCTCGAATCCGTTCTTGCGGAAGGGAATCAAGCCATGCGTTGGCTCAAAGGAATTGAGAATGGACGCAGCCTTGAAGAGGAATTCCGCACTGGCATCCTCGAGATGGAACAGGAAGAACAGCCGATCGATCGATCCCTGGCTGACGCTTTGGGATGA
- a CDS encoding anthranilate synthase component I family protein: MLSPDRSAFLEAARCGATFIPVAHSWPADLETPLTTWLKVGEGHPPGVLLESVEGGENLGRWSVIACDPLWTLSARGDVLTRRWRDGYEESFQGNPLEVLRECTNAYRPVSLPGLPPLGQLYGMWGYELIRWIEPSVPVHKADENAPPDGVWMLMDSILIIDQVKRLITAVAYGDLSNTRAAAKSADQAWDGAMGRILGLENRMASPLPQVRPLRWKPAARPTPETESNRSPENYQEAVATAQEHIAAGDAFQLVISQRLETRVSQPPLEVYRSLRMVNPSPYMAFFDFGDWYLIGSSPEVMVKAEPDQGGIRASLRPIAGTRPRGRNELEDRNFEVDLLADPKERAEHVMLVDLGRNDLGRVCTAGTVDVKELMVIERYSHVMHIVSQVEGRLAQGRDIWDLLMASFPAGTVSGAPKIRAMQLIHQLEPDARGPYSGVYGSVDLAGALNTAITIRTMVVRPHPEGGWNIQVQAGAGVVADSDPASEYQETLNKARAMLTALACLEDPKS; this comes from the coding sequence ATGCTCAGCCCCGACCGCTCCGCCTTTCTTGAAGCAGCTCGCTGCGGGGCAACGTTTATCCCCGTAGCCCATAGCTGGCCCGCTGACCTAGAAACCCCTCTCACTACTTGGCTCAAGGTCGGTGAAGGCCACCCACCTGGGGTCTTACTCGAATCCGTCGAAGGTGGCGAGAACCTTGGACGTTGGAGTGTGATTGCCTGTGATCCCTTGTGGACACTCTCAGCCAGAGGAGACGTTCTGACCCGCCGCTGGCGAGATGGCTACGAAGAGAGCTTTCAAGGCAATCCCCTAGAGGTTCTTCGTGAATGCACGAATGCCTACAGACCCGTCTCTCTTCCAGGCCTTCCACCCCTAGGGCAGTTGTATGGGATGTGGGGGTATGAGCTCATCCGTTGGATAGAACCCAGCGTTCCCGTGCACAAAGCAGACGAGAACGCTCCGCCTGATGGCGTTTGGATGTTGATGGACAGCATCTTGATCATCGATCAAGTGAAGCGTTTGATCACGGCAGTGGCTTACGGAGATTTGAGCAATACCAGGGCCGCGGCCAAAAGCGCAGATCAAGCCTGGGACGGTGCCATGGGGCGAATCCTTGGGCTTGAAAATCGCATGGCATCACCTCTGCCCCAGGTGCGTCCTCTGCGCTGGAAGCCTGCTGCGAGGCCTACACCAGAAACAGAAAGCAATCGATCTCCTGAGAACTACCAAGAAGCCGTTGCCACGGCCCAAGAACACATCGCCGCAGGAGACGCTTTCCAGCTCGTGATCAGCCAAAGGCTGGAAACTCGCGTCTCGCAGCCCCCCTTAGAGGTCTACCGGAGCTTGAGGATGGTCAATCCATCCCCTTACATGGCTTTTTTTGATTTCGGAGACTGGTACCTGATCGGTTCAAGCCCTGAAGTCATGGTCAAGGCAGAACCAGACCAGGGAGGCATACGTGCCAGCCTGAGACCCATCGCCGGCACGCGCCCACGCGGGCGCAATGAGCTGGAAGATCGAAATTTTGAAGTCGATCTGCTTGCTGATCCAAAAGAACGGGCTGAACACGTGATGTTGGTTGACCTTGGCCGCAATGACTTAGGCAGGGTTTGCACCGCTGGCACGGTGGATGTCAAAGAGCTGATGGTGATCGAGCGCTACTCCCATGTCATGCACATCGTGAGCCAAGTTGAAGGACGACTGGCTCAAGGACGAGACATCTGGGACTTGCTGATGGCCTCGTTCCCGGCGGGAACGGTGAGCGGCGCTCCAAAAATCAGGGCCATGCAGCTGATTCATCAGCTGGAGCCCGATGCTCGAGGGCCTTACTCCGGCGTCTACGGTTCTGTGGATCTAGCAGGCGCTCTCAACACGGCAATCACCATTCGCACGATGGTGGTTCGTCCTCACCCTGAGGGGGGGTGGAACATTCAAGTACAAGCCGGTGCTGGCGTTGTCGCCGATTCCGACCCAGCGTCCGAGTATCAAGAAACGCTGAACAAGGCCCGCGCCATGTTGACCGCTCTCGCTTGCCTCGAGGATCCGAAGTCATGA
- a CDS encoding photosystem I reaction center subunit II PsaD, which produces MTASALTGQLPQYIGSTGGLLNSAETEEKYAITWTSKSEQAFELPTGGAAMMSSGENIMYFARKEQCLALGTQLRTKFKPRIEDFKIYRIFPGGDTEFLHPLDGVFPEKVNEGRPMVGHNPRRIGANTNPANIKFSGRNTYDS; this is translated from the coding sequence ATGACAGCATCCGCCTTAACCGGTCAGCTCCCCCAGTACATCGGCAGCACCGGCGGCCTGCTCAATTCCGCTGAAACGGAAGAGAAGTACGCCATCACCTGGACCAGCAAGAGCGAGCAAGCCTTTGAACTCCCCACAGGTGGAGCCGCAATGATGTCTTCTGGCGAAAACATCATGTATTTCGCTCGCAAAGAACAGTGCTTGGCCTTGGGCACTCAACTCCGCACCAAATTCAAGCCTCGGATCGAGGACTTCAAGATCTATCGGATCTTCCCTGGTGGCGATACCGAGTTTCTCCATCCACTGGATGGCGTCTTCCCCGAGAAAGTGAACGAGGGACGGCCGATGGTTGGACACAACCCCAGGAGAATCGGTGCGAACACCAATCCTGCAAATATCAAGTTCAGCGGTCGCAATACATACGACTCCTGA